From the Saccharobesus litoralis genome, one window contains:
- the thiI gene encoding tRNA uracil 4-sulfurtransferase ThiI, which yields MVKFVIKFHAEIAIKSKSVRKRFIKMLESNVKNVLRRIDEKPWVQRNWDYIDVKVSEEHKDACLEALCHIPGIAQVHEVTQSSYTNFDDICRQVLPVYQSQIVNKTFRVKVKRRGNHDFTSIDLERYVGGALNQSVESASVKLKDADFIVDLEVDGDQLLMIAKKHKGLGGFPIATQEDTLSLISGGFDSGVSSYLMIRKGSRTHYLFFNLGGSQHEIGVKQVAYYLWDKFGASHRVKFISVDFQPVVAEILENIDSGLMGVVLKRMMVRAGAMVAERFGIKALVTGESLGQVSSQTVTNLNVIDRATDMLIIRPLIHLDKQDIIDTARLIGTEDFAKTMPEYCGVISQRPNVAAPLAKVEATEQNFNMHLIEQVVNDASLYDIKELKEQADAEVSEVEAVSDLSDKHIVVDIRSPEEEDEEPLELDDTQVVHIPFFKLANNFAELMAEQGKEKEYLLYCKKGVMSKLQALLLHESGYKNVRVFHLKK from the coding sequence ATGGTTAAGTTTGTCATCAAATTTCACGCTGAAATTGCGATCAAAAGTAAGTCAGTTCGTAAACGTTTTATAAAAATGTTAGAGAGTAACGTGAAAAACGTTTTACGCCGTATTGACGAGAAACCTTGGGTACAAAGAAACTGGGACTATATAGATGTAAAGGTATCTGAAGAACACAAAGACGCTTGTCTGGAAGCTTTATGTCATATACCTGGCATTGCGCAAGTTCATGAAGTCACACAATCGAGTTACACAAACTTTGATGATATTTGTCGTCAAGTTTTGCCTGTTTACCAATCACAAATTGTCAATAAAACCTTTCGAGTCAAAGTTAAGCGTCGTGGTAATCACGACTTTACGTCTATCGATTTAGAAAGATATGTCGGTGGGGCATTAAATCAATCGGTTGAATCGGCCAGTGTTAAGCTTAAAGATGCGGATTTTATTGTTGATTTAGAAGTTGATGGTGATCAACTTTTAATGATTGCTAAAAAACATAAGGGCCTAGGTGGTTTCCCAATCGCTACGCAAGAAGATACCTTATCGTTAATTTCAGGCGGCTTTGATTCAGGTGTATCAAGCTATTTAATGATCCGCAAAGGCTCTCGTACTCACTATTTATTTTTTAATTTGGGCGGCAGCCAACACGAAATTGGCGTTAAACAAGTTGCCTATTATTTGTGGGACAAGTTTGGGGCTTCGCATCGCGTAAAATTTATCTCAGTTGACTTTCAACCTGTTGTGGCGGAAATACTTGAAAACATTGATTCAGGGCTTATGGGCGTCGTGCTTAAACGTATGATGGTTAGAGCGGGTGCTATGGTTGCAGAGCGTTTTGGGATAAAAGCTTTAGTGACAGGTGAAAGCCTAGGCCAAGTATCGAGTCAGACCGTGACTAACCTTAATGTGATTGATCGCGCGACTGACATGTTGATTATTCGCCCACTGATCCATTTAGACAAGCAAGATATTATTGATACAGCGCGTTTAATTGGCACAGAAGATTTTGCTAAAACCATGCCTGAATACTGTGGTGTTATCTCACAACGGCCTAATGTTGCAGCGCCTTTAGCTAAAGTTGAAGCGACAGAACAAAACTTTAATATGCATTTGATTGAGCAGGTAGTTAATGATGCCAGTCTTTATGATATTAAAGAATTAAAAGAACAAGCTGACGCTGAAGTGAGTGAAGTCGAAGCGGTAAGCGATTTAAGCGACAAACATATCGTGGTTGATATACGTTCACCCGAAGAAGAAGATGAAGAGCCACTAGAATTAGATGATACTCAGGTTGTTCATATTCCTTTTTTCAAGCTTGCGAATAATTTTGCAGAGTTAATGGCCGAGCAAGGAAAAGAAAAAGAATACCTTTTGTATTGTAAAAAAGGCGTAATGAGCAAACTGCAAGCCTTACTTTTACATGAGTCCGGTTATAAAAACGTTCGTGTATTTCATTTAAAAAAATAA
- a CDS encoding phosphatidylglycerophosphatase A family protein: MAIRPELKTINWLNPIHFCSLGFGSGLAPKAPGTFGTLAALPLVYLMGTFLPFYAYLAITLVAAILGCYLCGQTAKALNAHDHPAIVWDEFVGLMITFIFIPVSTVNLLVGFCLFRFFDIIKPWPISFVDKKIHGGTGIMLDDIIAGLMALGCLHLYLHYF, encoded by the coding sequence ATGGCAATACGACCAGAACTAAAAACCATTAACTGGCTTAACCCGATTCATTTTTGTTCTTTAGGCTTCGGCAGTGGTTTAGCACCAAAAGCACCAGGTACGTTTGGCACATTGGCTGCATTGCCTCTCGTGTATTTAATGGGTACGTTTTTACCCTTTTATGCTTATTTAGCTATTACGCTGGTTGCAGCGATTCTGGGCTGTTATTTGTGTGGGCAAACAGCCAAAGCATTAAATGCCCATGATCATCCAGCTATTGTGTGGGATGAATTTGTTGGGTTAATGATCACCTTTATTTTCATTCCTGTATCTACTGTTAATTTATTAGTCGGCTTTTGTTTGTTTCGTTTTTTCGACATTATTAAGCCTTGGCCCATTAGTTTTGTGGATAAAAAAATCCACGGTGGAACCGGCATTATGTTAGACGATATTATTGCGGGTTTAATGGCGCTAGGGTGCTTGCACCTATATTTGCATTATTTTTAA